The Nitrospirae bacterium CG2_30_53_67 DNA segment GCCTACGGATGCATCCTCGCAGGCGGGTTTGATGATGACGGGCGGGTTGAGTGCGATCCGGAAATCAGGACCGCACGCCGGGTTACTCCTGTACTGATCCCAGGAAGGGGTGGGGATGCCCCGGGCCGTCAGGATGGACTTGGCGAGGATCTTGTCCGTGGTGGTCTGAAGGGCGTCAAATGGGGAACCGGTATGAGGGTAACCCGAAATTTCAAAGAACGAGGCGACTACGGGGAAATACCTCTGCTGGTCCCTCACGCTTTCGACCAGGTTAAAAACCACGTCAGGAGAGTGCCGTTTTAACTGTTTGAGGAGAAGGCAGAGTTCCTCGCTTAATGCGCAGGTCTGAGATCCGCCGTCGAGAATAAAGGTTTCATAATCATATCCGAGATGATCCAGGGCATCGATGATCAGCTCCACTTCGTCGAGCACGTCCTCTGAATCGGGTTTGCCGGTGATGGGTTGATTGTAAAAAAGCGCGACTTTCATATAAAAAGAGTGACCTGACTAATTGAGCGTAGATGTGCGGGAGTCATGTTTAAACACGCGGTCTTTTGCTTTCCTCTCACGAGCGGAACGAATGATATCCGAGATCAGTTGTCTGTACCCGATTCCCGCCTTGCTGCACAGGATGGGAAGGTCGGAATGGGTCGGGTTAAGGCCGGCCAGAGGATTCATTTCGAGGAAATAAAGCTTCCCGTTCTTGTCGGCTTTGAGATCCAGCCTGCCTGCATCCCGGCATCCAAGCGCCCGGTATGCCCTGATCGCGACATCCGATGCCTCTTGGATGATCGCCTTGTCCTTCACAAGGAGATACTCCACCCTCTCTTCGCAGAACTCCTTATTGGCGAAGGTATAGACAAGCGGTTCCGCGTTCTGGTTGAGCTTGACCTCGAGAACTCCGATCACCCTGGCCTGGTTTTCGGTCCCCACGATGCCGATGGTGAATTCCCTGCCGGGGAGATAGGTCTCGACGAGAACGGGCTGGTGATACCGGATGAGCAGCGCCGAGCACTGCCTCTTCAATGCGTCCATGTCCCATACGATGGATTCGGCGGTGATCCCTTTGCCGGTCCCCTCGGAGACCGGTTTGGTAAAGAGCGGGAAGGAGGTCCCAAGGCTGATGGCGCTCTTTTCCAGGTTTTGCATGGAGTCCACGGTGAGGGATTCCGGTGTGGGAATCCCCGCGTCCCTGACCACGCTCTTGGCCACGGCCTTGTCCATACAGACGGCAAGGGTTAAGGGATCGCTGAAGGTGTAGGGGATTTGATAGGCCTCGAGGAGCGCGGGCACCTGGGCCTCCCTGTTTCTTCCGTGACACCCTTCCGAGATGTTGAAGACGAGGTCCCATCTTTCGCCTGCGGATAGCCGTCTGGACAGTTCAAATATATTGCCGACCCTGACGGCTTCGTGATCCAGGCTGCTCAGGGTCTCTTCAAGGGCACGGATGGTCTCCTCGCTGTCGAACTCGGCGGTCTCCTCTTCAGTGAATCCCATTTCAAGATATTCTTTCCTCAGATCATAGGTCAGACCGATCTTCATCTGGTCTCTCCTTGTATCTTGAAAAGAGAGTTTTTCTGTTTTCTCCTTCGGTATCTCGGGTTTTCCTCCGGGACCAAGGCCTGCTTATTCCCACGGATGAGCTGAGCGGCGCCGGAATCCTTGCCGTTGCCGTTACCGTTCTTCCGTCTCGGCCTTATAAAGTCGTTCTCCTGAGGATTGTAATACTTCACAATCATCCCCTCATAATTTCTCAGGATCACATCCTTGTCTATGGTGGACAGGAGATAGAATGGCTGCAGTGGAATCTTGCCTCCTCCGCCGGGGGCATCCACGACAAAGGTGGGGATGCAGAGGCCGCCGGTATAGCCGCGCATCAGCTCGATGATTTCCATCCCTTTCCAGATGCTGGTCCTGAAATGTTCAACCCCTTTCACCGGGTCGCATTGGAAGAGATAATACGGCCTGACCATGATCCTCTGCAGGGCGTGGCAGAGTTCTTTCATCACTTCCACCGAGTCGTTGATGCCCTTCAGCAGGACGGATTGGTTGGAGACCGGGATGCCGGCCCGGAGGAGCTTGTCGCAGGCCTCCTGCGCCTCGGGGGTCACCTCTCTGGGATGGTTGAACTGGGTATTCACCCAGAGGGGCCTGTGTTTTGCAAGCATCTTTGCAAGGTCGTCCGTGATCCTCATGGGAAGCACCACGGGGGCCCGAGTGCCGATTCTCAGGACTTCGACGTGGGAGATCTTCCTGAGTTCACCCAGGAACCAGTCGAGCACGTCCAGGTTCATCATGAGGGGATCGCCGCCTGAGACGATGACCTCTCTCAACTCCGGCGTGGCCCGGACGTACTCGATCATGGCCAGAAGGTCGGTCCTGGATCGGATGGTCTCACCTTCGTGCCATATCCTCTTCCGGGTACAATGCCGGCAATACATGGCGCAGGTGTTCGTAATGACCGCGAGCACCCGGTCGGGATACCTGTGAACCAGCCCGGGCGCCTGCATGTCTTCTTCTTCTTCAAGGGGGTCATTGTCGCCGACCATCTGAAAGTCCACTTCCTTAAGATCGGGAAGACACTGTTTCATGATCGGGTCCTCAGGGTTGGACCAGTCAATGAGGGACAGGTAATACGGCGTGATGGAGTAATGAAACGTCTCGATCAGCCGTTTGTATTTTGGGATCTGATAGGGTTTCAGATTAAGAATCTCGGCCAGGGTGTCGATCTTTCTGATTCTGTTGGCCGCCTGCCACCTCCAGTCGTTCCATTCCTCCTGGGTGACGTCCGGCCATAACTTGCCGACCCAATCATCATTTTTGAAGAGTTCTTCATTTTTTTGAGGTGAAATGTAATGGATTTTACAGCCTTGGATTCCGAGAGGGGTCTTTTTCCCATTTCCGTTTTTCGGGCAGGAGAGCAACGTACTGGGAGGTTGTTCATCTTCTATGGTTGTAGTGCTTTGACTGGGAGGTTGATCGTCTTCTTTTGTTAACACCTGATGCTCCATGGCCTTCTCCTTAATAAATTCAGATCGTCATAGGGATCATCTTTAGTCTCCCCTGTGGTTACTTACGATCTGTTGGGTTTAGAGAGTCTGTACCATACAATATATGGTGATGTCAAGGGCAAATCTAAAAAAATAAACAATGTCCTCATTTTTTATCAGAACCGGCGCTGAACGATCGGGTCAGGCCGCTGAGCTTTCGATCTATCCATGCTTCATATCACGCTTTTATGACATATTATATCAGATTTGATTGGTCATTTCTAATTTTATTTATAAAAAAGAAAGAAAATATTTTGAGCCCTTATGTCAACATACATCCTCTTCGATGTTGACAATACCCGGATTTGTCTTTACACTCTTGAAAAATAAGGGCCGAGCGTCATCGGGTTAAAGGGTTTCAGTTTTTTCCTCTTGAGAGTTTGCTTGCGGTTCAATATTTCACTTGAACCCTTGAACCCTAATACAGATCTTGCTGCCTGTGTGCCGTGTATAAGGGAAGGTCGGAGTCTGAAATGCATGCAGAGATTAAAGCGGTTCTGAAGGGAGTCCTTGATAGAGATCCCTTGACCCGGGAGCAGGCCCTGATGTTGGCCGAAACCCCGCCCCAGGACCTCCCGGAAATTCTAAACGCCGCACGACGCGTCCGTGAGACCCATCGGGGAGACGTGGTGAGTCTCTGTGCCATCATCAATGCCAAATCCGGGCGCTGTTCCGAGGATTGCCGCTTCTGCGCCCAGTCCCTGCGGTATCAGACCGGGGTCAAGGCCTATCCGCTGATCCCCGATCAGAGGATCCTGGATGGATGGGAGCGTTCGGCGCAGGATGGGGTGAGTTTTTTCTGTATCGTGACCAGCGGGAGGCGCGCCGAGCCGGATGAGCTGGAGAGGATCCGGGGGGTCCTGCAGAGGATGCGGGAGGCGGGGAAGGTCCGCCCGTGCGCCTCTCTGGGGGCGCTAAACCTTGAGGACCTCGTAGGGCTCAGGGAGGCCGGCCTCGTCCGTTACCATCACAACATTGAGACCGCCCGCAGTTTTTATGCATCGGTCTGCACCACCCATTCCTATGACGAGCGCGTGCGGACCGTGCTGAATGCCGGGAAGGCGGGACTTCAGGTCTGCTCAGGAGGGATCCTCGGCATGGGGGAGACCATGGCGCAGCGGGTCGAGATGGCCATGGCCCTTCGGGACCTGCAGGTCGATTCCATCCCCCTGAATTTTTTGAACCCGATTCCAGGAACTCCCCTGGCGGGGAAGGGAATTCTGGCCCGGGATGAGATATTGAAGACCGTGGCCCTGTTCCGCTTGATCAACCCGGATCGCGAGATCCGCGCCTGTGCAGGACGGGAGGTCCATCTGGGCGAGGAGCAGGGGATGCTCTTTGATGCCGGGGTCGACGGGATTCTGACCGGGGATTACCTGACCACAAAAGGAACCCCTCCGGGAAAAGACCGGGAGGTCATCCTATCGCATGGTTTGAGGGTCGCGCCTGATGCGTGAGGGGATGCAGGAGAGAGAACGCTACAGTGTCCGGATGCACATTGATCACGGAGATCAGTGATGTTTGAGCAGGAGCTTCAATCCCTCAAGGCCAAGGGACTTTACCGGCGCCTCCATGAAGTGGAGACGGCCCAGGGGCCGAGGATACGGATGAACGGCCGGGAGATGATCTCCCTCGCCTCCAACAATTATCTGGGCCTTGCCTCCCATCCCAGACTGAAGGAGGCGGTCTGTGAGGCTGCGAACCAATACGGCGCCGGGAGCGGGGCATCCAGACTCCTCTCCGGGACATGCGTGCTCCATACGAGGCTTGAGGAGGAAATCGCCGGGTTCCTGGGGGAAGAGGCCGCTCTGATTTTCAATTCAGGGTATGCGGCGAATACCGGAATCCTTTCAGCCCTCTGCGGTAAGGAAGACCTGATTCTCTGCGATGTATTGAATCATGCCTCCATCGTGGACGGGTGCCGCCTCTCTCGATCGGATGTCAAACTCTACAGGCATCTTGATTGCGATATGCTGGAGGATCGGCTTAAAAGATCGAATAAATATCATTACAAAAGGCGGTGGATCGTGACTGAAAGCCTCTTCAGCATGGACGGGGATTTGGCGCCCCTTCCGGAACTGGCCGCTCTTGCAGAACGGTACGGGGCGCATCTCTACCTGGACGAGGCCCATGCCATAGGGGTCCTGGGGGACAAGGGGAGGGGGAGCGCCTCCCTTTTCGGCGTGGAAGACCGGATTACCCTCCGGATGGGGACGCTGAGCAAGGCGCTCGGTTCCTTCGGCGCTTTTGCCGCGGGAGACCGGGAGATCATCAATCTTCTGATCAACCGGGCGAGGTCCCTGATCTACTCCACGGCCCTTCCTCCTCCGGTACTGGCCGCATCTCGCGCCGCTCTTGAACTGGTCCGGACCGACCAAGGGGACCGGTTGAGGAAGAGGCTCTTTTCCAATATCCGCCGGCTGGCCCGTGGATTAAAAGGCATAGGGTTTGAAGGGATAACGGGGGAGACGCCGATCCTTCCTCTGATCCTGGGTCCGGTTAACAAGGCCCTTGCCGCCGCCCAGGCCCTGTATGAGGGCGGGGTCTTCGCTCCGGCTATCCGCCCCCCCACGGTTCCCAAGGGGAAGTCAAGGCTCCGCTTCTCAGTTATGGCACAGCATACGGCTGAGGATCTGGATACCGCAGTCTTGGTCCTGGGACGGTTTTTAAGGGGGCCGTCGGCTGAGGGACCGGGCTTGTGAAGGATTTTCCATGACCGAAAATCATCAAGTGGTCCTGATCACCGGGGCTTCGCGGGGTCTCGGGAGGCATCTTGCGCTCGGTTTTGCCCGTCCCGGCTATCGAGTGGCCGTGCACTATGGTTCCCGGTCCGGCGAAGCCGAAGAGGCGGCGGCGGCGATCCGGAAGCACGGGGGAGAGGCGCTAACCCTGTCTGCCGATTTCGCTGAACCTGCACAGGTGGAAGAGATGGTGCGCCGCATCCTTGAGATATGGGGAGGGATTCATATCCTGATCAACAACGCTGCGATGATCAGGGACGCCCCGGCCGTCTCCATGTCGGAGAAGGACTGGGATGCGGTGATGGACGTGGATCTCTCCGGGCCGTTCCATGCCATGCGGGCCGTGTCCGGACCCATGCGTGAGCAGGGCGGGGGGGAGATCATCAATATGGTCTCCATCTCGGGGGTTCGGGGGAGCAGGGGACAGGCCAATTACGCGGCGGCCAAGGCCGCTCTCATCGGTCTGACTAAATCTGCGGCCAGGGAATGGGGGAAGTATCATATCCGGGTGAACGCCGTCTGTCCCGGTTTCATGGAGACGGATATGACCCGCTCTGTTCCGGAAGAGGTCAGGAGCCTTGCACTGGGGCAGAGCTGTCTTTCCGGGTTTTGCGATCCCGGGGACCTGGTCCGCTTTGTCAGGGCGCTCGTCCGCATGCGGACGGTCACCGGGCAGGTCTTTCATCTGGACAGCAGGATTATTTAAGAATTGGAGATCATCTCCAAAAGAGTGGGTGAAAACATAAGGGTCCAAGGGGTCAAGGAGTCAAGGGGTCAAGTGAAGTGCTTTTCAAGAACTTGAGGGTCCGAGTGAAAAGCTTAGCAAGAAACTGAGGGGTTAACAGATCGAGAGCCCCGGGGGTAGGTGAGATGATAGAAGAAATACCTAAATCAAAAAAAACACTTGACCCCTTGAACCCTGGAATCCTCGAACCCTTTTTAACCACTATATGGGAGAAGAACCAGAATTTGAAATTTGAGATTTGAAATCAAGAAACGTAAAATCAAGAGATTTGAAATCATGCGCTATACCATCCAGACGCTCGGGTGCAAGGTGAATCAGGTGGATTCGATTTTCGTCGCGGAGGCGCTCGATGGGCTTGGATTGCAAAAGGCCGCCCTTGGGGAGCCTGCGGATCTCTGCATTGTCAATACCTGCACCGTGACCGCAAGGAGCGATACTCAGTGCAGGCAGATGATCCGGAAGGCGGTCAGGGAGAATCCCGGCGCCCGCGTGGTCGTGACCGGTTGTTATGCAGAGATGGATCCAAATGCGGTGCGCGCCATCCCGGGTGTGACCATGGTGGTCGGGAGCAGGGACAAGAGGAGGATTCCGGAGATGCTTGCCGGAAATCTCAATGCCGACAAGGTCGGTCTTGAGGAAGAAAATGGGCCGAGACGGCCTGAGGACCTGTCTGCCGCCTGCCTGCGCGACGGCAGACAGGTGACACCGGCACAGACAGGCGGGCAGCGTGGACGTGAATCATCCGAAAGTCAAAGGCTGATCCAGGGCGCAGGCGGGAGATCCAGGGCCTTTGTCATGGTCCAGGACGGATGCCGGGCCTTCTGTGCCTACTGCATTGTTCCCCAGGCCAGGGGCCCTTTCAAAAGCGTGGATGCCGAGCAGGTTGAAAATCAGGTCCGGGCCCTAATTGAGAAGGGCTTTCCTGAGATTGTCCTGACGGGGATCCACCTCGGGGCGTACGGCGTGGACCGGCATGAGCGCCGGGGACTTCAGAGACTGATCCTCCGGCTGATCCGGATTCCGGGAGACTTCCGCATCCGGCTCTCTTCGATCGAGCCGGCGGAGGTGGACGATGAACTCATCCATCTGATTACGGGAGAGGAGAAACTCTGCAACCATCTCCATATCCCCGTTCAAAGCGGGGATGATGCAATCCTCAGGCGCATGAGGCGGCCCTATACCACGGATGCGTTTTTTGATCTGGTTTTTCGTCTCCGTGCCCGGGATCCCGAGATGGGGATCGGCACGGACCTGATCGTCGGCCTCCCCGGGGAGACCGGCGGATCCTTTGAGCGGACCTGCCGGTGGATCGCATCCCTTCCACTGACCCATTTCCACATCTTCCCTTATTCTCAGCGGCCGGGGACCGAGGCCTATGCCATGGATGGGCAGGTAGATCAGGCCGCAAAAAAGGAACGGGCCGCCCGGCTCAGGGAGATATGCCGCGCCATGCAGGTAAAATTCCTGAGCGGGATGAAAGGCAAAACCCTGAGAGCCGTTCCCACCTCCAAACCCGGCCCCGCAAACAAAACCCTGAGCGTGCTGACCGGCAATTACCTTTCCGGTCGGCTCATGGATCCCTACGACCTCCCCTCGGGAATCTTTTCAGTAAAGGTTTCAGGGATCTCTGACGATAAGTTATTGGTTTATAGGGTGAGGTAAAAGGTCTGATATGATTCGTAAGGTCTTGTTTATCCTTGTTTATTCATGCATCCCATGGATAGGGACCAGCCCGGCCTTGGCCGTTCAGGAACATGGAGGGGCCGAGGGGCTTTATTCCCATCAGATCGCCCACCTGATCTTTCTTACGGCCATGATTTATTTCTGTATCCGGCTCATCCGGTCCGGAGAGTCTGCCCGCAAGGGGTGGCGGTGGATCTTTTTCTCCGCGCTCCTGTTTGCCTGCTGGAATGCCGATACCTTTTTAGTCCATCAATACCGGGAGGTTCTCAATCCCCAGGCCGTTTCCGGGAATATTTCCGGTTTTGCATGGACCTTCCACGCACACTCGGTTCCCGAGCTCCTCTATTATCTGGGGACCTTTGACCACATCCTCTCCTTTTCGGCCTTGTTATTGTTTTTCATCGGGATCCGGGAATTGATCCAGGTGCAGAGGGAGAGGCCATGAATCTTACGCTCCCCATGTGGCCCGTCTATCTGGTGGACATTGCCGGGTCCTCACTCTCGATCTTCCTTGCATTCGGAGCGGTCTTCTTGTCCCGGAAGCTCTCCCGAAGCGACACGGCCAATGCCCTCTTAACCTATCTCTTGTGGATCTCCATCGCCTTTGGGATCTTCACCCTATTCCGTTCAGTGAGCCGTCTGCTCAAATTCATCCTGATCATATTCGGATACAAGTCCGTATGGAAGGCCCTCTCTCCTTTTGCCGGGGCCGTTGAATCCATCACCCTGGTATTTGTGGCCGCATTGACCTTCTACTATGAACGGGTCAAGAAGAGCTATCGGTCTCTTATCCGGGAGATGGACCTGCTCCAGGATGCCCAGGAGGAGATCGGTCTTCTAAACAAAAATCTCGGAAGGGAGATGGATCGGATACGGGAGTCGGAGTGCAGGCTGGAGAATGCGCATGAGGAGATCTCCAAACTGATCGACCAGGTCCGATCCGGCGGGGATCTCTCCATACGGTATAAAAATACCAACCTGATCCGCTGCTGGGAGATCAAGGACTGTGTTTACGAGAACTGCCCCGCCTATCAGTCAGACCACCTCCGCTGCTGGCATCTCGGCAAGGTTTACTGCTGCAGGATCAAGGCCGGGAAGTCCGGAAAGGAGTGTAATTGTGAATCGTGCGAGATCTATATCTCAGCCCATAAAGATCCCCTGGCGAGGCTTGGAGAGCGGTTCAACGACATGATGCATTTCCTGGAGAACCAGCAGAAAGAACTTCAGGAAGCCAACAGGGATCTCAAGGAGATGGACAGGAAAAAGAGCAAGTTCCTGGACATTGTGGCCCATGACCTCCGGACACCCCTTACCTCCATCCTGGCCTATGCCGACCTCCTTCTCAGGTATAAGTCCGAATCCGCTGGGACCAGGGATGAATTCCTGCGCACCATCGTTCACGAAAGCAGGCGTCTCGGCGACCTGATCAATGACTACCTGGATCTTTCCAAGATCGAGTCCGGACTCATGGAGTATCAGGTGGAGCCCTTCAATTTCAGAGAGGTGATTGATCATGTGGTCTCGGTCTATAGCGGGATCTGCATGCAGAAGAGGATTAAGATCCATACCAACGGCCTTGTACAGGACCTCCCTATCTTAGGTGACAAGAAACGTCTCACTCAGGTCATGAGCAACCTGATGAGCAACGCCTCCAAGTTCACCCCGGCTGAAGGGAAGATCAGCATATCGGCCGGTTTTGATTCGAACGGGGAAGAGATCCGAATCTCGGTTTCGGATACCGGCCCGGGGATCCCGGAGACCCATCTTGAAGAGATCTTCAAGAAGTTTACCCAGCTTCAGAAAGGGGATCTGCATACCGTCGGAGGGACCGGCATCGGCCTTTCCATTTGCAAGGAGATCGTGGAGTTCCACAATGGAAGGATCTGGGCGGAGAACCGAGACGAAGGCGGGGCCCACTTCCGTATGATTCTTCCGGTCCAGGGACCTGAACGGTCCGGCAGTCTCCTCACGTCGAAGAGCGCCTCAGAGGGGTGAAGGGACCGCTTCCTCCGGGTTGTTGAACCGTCACAACGCTCTTATAGGCGTACGGGTCTGACATCGAGCGGGCTCGCTCAGACAGGCCCCCCTTTGAGACACGGATCCACCCCATTCCCCTCCTTGCAAAGGATGGGAAAAAGAAATTCCTCCCTTTCAAATTTTTTTTGACAATCGAGAGAAGGATAGACTAATATTAAAAAATGGATCATCTCCAAAAGAGTGGGTGAAAACATCAGGGGTCAAGGGGTCAAGGATTCCAGGGGTCAAGTGAAGTGCTAAAAACATAAGGGACCGAGGGTCATAGGGGTCAAGGGTTGCGCTTAGCGTGTCCCGCTTTTCTATTATACTTGCCGTCTGCGACGGCTACTACATTAAGGCATCTTGGGGTCCGGTGTTTTTCTCTGGAGATTTCGTTTGCGTTCTTGTACTCGGTTTACCGGCATCAGTATTTCACTTGAACCCTTGAACCCTGGAATCCTCGAACCCTTTTTACCCACTAAATGGGAGAAGAACCTAAAAAATTTGGGTATGTGTTTTTCAGAACTACGGAACGGATACGATGACGGCAAGAGAACGAATACGCAACTTCTCCATTATTGCGCACATTGATCACGGAAAATCCACTCTCGCCGATCGGATTCTGGATTTGACCGGGGCGCTGACCGACCGGGAGAAGATGAGCCAATTTCTGGACCAGATGGACATCGAACGGGAGCGGGGGATTACCATCAAGGCCCAGACCGTCCGTCTCCGGTATCTGGCCCAGGACCGGAAGGAGTATTGCCTGAATCTGATTGATACCCCCGGGCATGTGGACTTTAATTATGAGGTGTCGCGCAGTTTGGCCGCCTGTGAGGGGGCCCTTCTGGTGGTGGACGCGGCCCAGGGGGTTGAGGCCCAGACCGTGGGAAATGTCTATCTCGCCATCGACCACAACCTGGAGATCATCCCGGTGATCAACAAGATTGATCTTCCCAATGCGGATGTGGAGAAGACCCGAAAGGAGATCGAGGACGTCATCGGACTGGACACGTCTCACGCCCTTTCCGTGAGCGCCAAACTGGGAACCGGGGTCAGGGATGTCCTGGAATCGATCGTCCGTCTGGTCCCCCCTCCGAAGGGCGATCCTGATGCGCCTCTGAAAGCGCTTCTCTTTGATTCCTGGTTCGACCCCTATATGGGCACGGTCTCTCTGATCCGGGTCATTGACGGGGTGATCCGAAAAGGCATGCGCATACGGCTGATGTTTACGGACAAGGACTACGAGGTCCAGCAGGTCGGTGTCTTTACCCCGCACCCCACCGTGATGGAAGGTCTTTCCGTGGGTGAGGTCGGTTTCTTCATGGCCGGGATCAAAAATGTTCAGGATACCCGTATCGGAGATACGGTCACCGAATCGGGAAATCCGACCCGGAACGCTCTACCCGGGTTCAAACATGTCAAGCCCATGGTCTTTGCGGGGCTCTACCCGGTGGACAGCAATCACTACAAGGAATTGCAGGATGCGATGGAGAAGCTCAGTCTCAACGATTCCTCCTTTTCCTACGACAAGGAGACCTCCAACGCCCTCGGTTTCGGATTCCGGTGTGGTTTTCTCGGTCTGCTCCACATGGAAATCATTCAGGAGAGGCTCGAGCGGGAATTTTCCATCCCCCTGATCAGCACCTCTCCTACGGTGGTCTATAAGGTTTTGATCCAGTCCGGGGAAGAGCTGATGATCGAGAACCCCTCCAAGCTCCCGCCGGTTCAGAAAATCGAGAAGATTTTTGAGCCGCTGATCCTCGCCACCATCATGCTCCCGGCGGAGTACATGGGTTCGGTGATCACCCTGGCGCAGGAGAGGAGGGGCGTACAGAAAAAAATAGACTACCAT contains these protein-coding regions:
- a CDS encoding D-alanine--D-alanine ligase, with the translated sequence MKIGLTYDLRKEYLEMGFTEEETAEFDSEETIRALEETLSSLDHEAVRVGNIFELSRRLSAGERWDLVFNISEGCHGRNREAQVPALLEAYQIPYTFSDPLTLAVCMDKAVAKSVVRDAGIPTPESLTVDSMQNLEKSAISLGTSFPLFTKPVSEGTGKGITAESIVWDMDALKRQCSALLIRYHQPVLVETYLPGREFTIGIVGTENQARVIGVLEVKLNQNAEPLVYTFANKEFCEERVEYLLVKDKAIIQEASDVAIRAYRALGCRDAGRLDLKADKNGKLYFLEMNPLAGLNPTHSDLPILCSKAGIGYRQLISDIIRSARERKAKDRVFKHDSRTSTLN
- a CDS encoding biotin synthase BioB, giving the protein MHAEIKAVLKGVLDRDPLTREQALMLAETPPQDLPEILNAARRVRETHRGDVVSLCAIINAKSGRCSEDCRFCAQSLRYQTGVKAYPLIPDQRILDGWERSAQDGVSFFCIVTSGRRAEPDELERIRGVLQRMREAGKVRPCASLGALNLEDLVGLREAGLVRYHHNIETARSFYASVCTTHSYDERVRTVLNAGKAGLQVCSGGILGMGETMAQRVEMAMALRDLQVDSIPLNFLNPIPGTPLAGKGILARDEILKTVALFRLINPDREIRACAGREVHLGEEQGMLFDAGVDGILTGDYLTTKGTPPGKDREVILSHGLRVAPDA
- a CDS encoding 8-amino-7-oxononanoate synthase, with translation MFEQELQSLKAKGLYRRLHEVETAQGPRIRMNGREMISLASNNYLGLASHPRLKEAVCEAANQYGAGSGASRLLSGTCVLHTRLEEEIAGFLGEEAALIFNSGYAANTGILSALCGKEDLILCDVLNHASIVDGCRLSRSDVKLYRHLDCDMLEDRLKRSNKYHYKRRWIVTESLFSMDGDLAPLPELAALAERYGAHLYLDEAHAIGVLGDKGRGSASLFGVEDRITLRMGTLSKALGSFGAFAAGDREIINLLINRARSLIYSTALPPPVLAASRAALELVRTDQGDRLRKRLFSNIRRLARGLKGIGFEGITGETPILPLILGPVNKALAAAQALYEGGVFAPAIRPPTVPKGKSRLRFSVMAQHTAEDLDTAVLVLGRFLRGPSAEGPGL
- a CDS encoding tRNA (N(6)-L-threonylcarbamoyladenosine(37)-C(2))-methylthiotransferase MtaB, with the protein product MRFEIKKRKIKRFEIMRYTIQTLGCKVNQVDSIFVAEALDGLGLQKAALGEPADLCIVNTCTVTARSDTQCRQMIRKAVRENPGARVVVTGCYAEMDPNAVRAIPGVTMVVGSRDKRRIPEMLAGNLNADKVGLEEENGPRRPEDLSAACLRDGRQVTPAQTGGQRGRESSESQRLIQGAGGRSRAFVMVQDGCRAFCAYCIVPQARGPFKSVDAEQVENQVRALIEKGFPEIVLTGIHLGAYGVDRHERRGLQRLILRLIRIPGDFRIRLSSIEPAEVDDELIHLITGEEKLCNHLHIPVQSGDDAILRRMRRPYTTDAFFDLVFRLRARDPEMGIGTDLIVGLPGETGGSFERTCRWIASLPLTHFHIFPYSQRPGTEAYAMDGQVDQAAKKERAARLREICRAMQVKFLSGMKGKTLRAVPTSKPGPANKTLSVLTGNYLSGRLMDPYDLPSGIFSVKVSGISDDKLLVYRVR
- a CDS encoding elongation factor 4, with protein sequence MTARERIRNFSIIAHIDHGKSTLADRILDLTGALTDREKMSQFLDQMDIERERGITIKAQTVRLRYLAQDRKEYCLNLIDTPGHVDFNYEVSRSLAACEGALLVVDAAQGVEAQTVGNVYLAIDHNLEIIPVINKIDLPNADVEKTRKEIEDVIGLDTSHALSVSAKLGTGVRDVLESIVRLVPPPKGDPDAPLKALLFDSWFDPYMGTVSLIRVIDGVIRKGMRIRLMFTDKDYEVQQVGVFTPHPTVMEGLSVGEVGFFMAGIKNVQDTRIGDTVTESGNPTRNALPGFKHVKPMVFAGLYPVDSNHYKELQDAMEKLSLNDSSFSYDKETSNALGFGFRCGFLGLLHMEIIQERLEREFSIPLISTSPTVVYKVLIQSGEELMIENPSKLPPVQKIEKIFEPLILATIMLPAEYMGSVITLAQERRGVQKKIDYHGTSRVTIQYELPLNEIVVDFYDRLKSTSRGYASMDYEFAGYREAAMVRLDILINGEIVDALSLIVHKDRAYHKGRKLAEKLKKIIHRQMFEVVIQASVGNKVIARESISALRKNVTAKCYGGDITRKRKLLEKQKEGKKRMKSVGSVEIPQEAFMSVLSMDDEE